A section of the Eriocheir sinensis breed Jianghai 21 chromosome 62, ASM2467909v1, whole genome shotgun sequence genome encodes:
- the LOC126986745 gene encoding RAB6A-GEF complex partner protein 2-like isoform X2 → MVEVCAQVLGGPVHLAGDTVQVCVTVTAPSLNPALRAQSSDVCEVVAWGSAQIHCQCSVNEARVRLPASSPRQAEERAMANADTSFAPCRGERGRVVLSTKPKILFCDLQLLPGESRSFVYKETLPCDAPPTYRGQLLKYAYKITIGTQRLGSPTKLLRIPIMVIVLQGLSEACVYSESGELAPSNPFLHTPQRDTPRHTALQIIQNASTRKSLSQYNITNTRGKVVRFCIYKSSFRLGEDIVATFDFSEAEIPCVQYSVTLQSEEVIAESCRQRTSQKPMLVPYSKAHEVCLNLSHTHLLLPIPLHITPTFTTDMVSLQWHLHFEFVTSVTEVHGPSPCASKEDQVEWRAPSTLDIETMVWDLPITILPTTPSQVAQAICMPDQHTLPL, encoded by the exons ATGGTGGAAGTGTGTGCACAGGTGCTGGGAGGACCAGTGCATCTTGCTGGGGACACCGTGCAGGTCTGCGTCACTGTCACGGCTCCCTCACTCAACCCAGCCCTCCGTGCCCAGTCCAG TGATGTGTGTGAGGTGGTGGCATGGGGAAGTGCTCAGATCCACTGTCAGTGCTCAGTCAATGAGGCACGTGTGAGGCTACCAGCATCCAGTCCCCGCCAGGCTGAGGAGCGAGCAATGGCCAACGCAG ACACTTCTTTTGCCCCGTGCCGGGGTGAGCGAGGCCGCGTTGTGTTATCCACCAAGCCCAAGATTCTATTCTGCGACCTTCAGCTTCTCCCAGGCGAGAGCAGATCAT TTGTGTACAAGGAGACACTGCCATGTGATGCCCCACCCACCTACCGGGGACAGCTACTCAAGTATGCCTACAAGATCACTATCGGCACTCAGCGTCTCGGCAGCCCCACCAAGCTGCTGCGGATCCCCATCATGGTCATTGTGCTGCAAG GGCTTAGTGAAGCATGTGTGTACAGTGAAAGTGGAGAACTGGCACCCTCCAACCCCTTCCTACACACTCCACAGCGTGACACCCCAAGACACACTGCACTGCAGATCATACAG AATGCATCAACTCGTAAAAGCCTCAGCCAGTACAACATTACCAACACAAGGGGAAAAGTGGTGAGGTTCTGCATTTACAAATCAAGCTTCAGACTAGGCGAGGACATTGTAGCCACCTTTGACTTCAGTGAAGCAGAGATTCCTTGTGTCCAG TATTCAGTTACCCTGCAGAGTGAAGAGGTCATTGCAGAGTCTTGTCGACAGCGTACATCACAGAAGCCTATGTTGGTGCCTTACAGCAAGGCCCATGAAGTGTGCCTAAATCTttcccacacacacctcctccttcctatccctttgcACATCACTCCAACCTTTACAACTGATATGG TGAGTCTTCAGTGGCATCTGCACTTTGAGTTTGTGACCAGTGTGACAGAAGTTCACGGACCTTCACCTTGTGCTAGCAAGGAGGATCAGGTGGAATGGCGTGCACCAAGCACTTTAGATATTGAGACCATGGTGTGGGACTTGCCTATCACCATCCTGCCTACCACACCAAGCCAGGTGGCTCAGGCCATCTGTATGCCAGACCAGCACACCCTGCCACTGTGA
- the LOC126986745 gene encoding RAB6A-GEF complex partner protein 2-like isoform X1, protein MVEVCAQVLGGPVHLAGDTVQVCVTVTAPSLNPALRAQSSDVCEVVAWGSAQIHCQCSVNEARVRLPASSPRQAEERAMANAGQINNGHDTSFAPCRGERGRVVLSTKPKILFCDLQLLPGESRSFVYKETLPCDAPPTYRGQLLKYAYKITIGTQRLGSPTKLLRIPIMVIVLQGLSEACVYSESGELAPSNPFLHTPQRDTPRHTALQIIQNASTRKSLSQYNITNTRGKVVRFCIYKSSFRLGEDIVATFDFSEAEIPCVQYSVTLQSEEVIAESCRQRTSQKPMLVPYSKAHEVCLNLSHTHLLLPIPLHITPTFTTDMVSLQWHLHFEFVTSVTEVHGPSPCASKEDQVEWRAPSTLDIETMVWDLPITILPTTPSQVAQAICMPDQHTLPL, encoded by the exons ATGGTGGAAGTGTGTGCACAGGTGCTGGGAGGACCAGTGCATCTTGCTGGGGACACCGTGCAGGTCTGCGTCACTGTCACGGCTCCCTCACTCAACCCAGCCCTCCGTGCCCAGTCCAG TGATGTGTGTGAGGTGGTGGCATGGGGAAGTGCTCAGATCCACTGTCAGTGCTCAGTCAATGAGGCACGTGTGAGGCTACCAGCATCCAGTCCCCGCCAGGCTGAGGAGCGAGCAATGGCCAACGCAGGTCAGATAAATAACGGACATG ACACTTCTTTTGCCCCGTGCCGGGGTGAGCGAGGCCGCGTTGTGTTATCCACCAAGCCCAAGATTCTATTCTGCGACCTTCAGCTTCTCCCAGGCGAGAGCAGATCAT TTGTGTACAAGGAGACACTGCCATGTGATGCCCCACCCACCTACCGGGGACAGCTACTCAAGTATGCCTACAAGATCACTATCGGCACTCAGCGTCTCGGCAGCCCCACCAAGCTGCTGCGGATCCCCATCATGGTCATTGTGCTGCAAG GGCTTAGTGAAGCATGTGTGTACAGTGAAAGTGGAGAACTGGCACCCTCCAACCCCTTCCTACACACTCCACAGCGTGACACCCCAAGACACACTGCACTGCAGATCATACAG AATGCATCAACTCGTAAAAGCCTCAGCCAGTACAACATTACCAACACAAGGGGAAAAGTGGTGAGGTTCTGCATTTACAAATCAAGCTTCAGACTAGGCGAGGACATTGTAGCCACCTTTGACTTCAGTGAAGCAGAGATTCCTTGTGTCCAG TATTCAGTTACCCTGCAGAGTGAAGAGGTCATTGCAGAGTCTTGTCGACAGCGTACATCACAGAAGCCTATGTTGGTGCCTTACAGCAAGGCCCATGAAGTGTGCCTAAATCTttcccacacacacctcctccttcctatccctttgcACATCACTCCAACCTTTACAACTGATATGG TGAGTCTTCAGTGGCATCTGCACTTTGAGTTTGTGACCAGTGTGACAGAAGTTCACGGACCTTCACCTTGTGCTAGCAAGGAGGATCAGGTGGAATGGCGTGCACCAAGCACTTTAGATATTGAGACCATGGTGTGGGACTTGCCTATCACCATCCTGCCTACCACACCAAGCCAGGTGGCTCAGGCCATCTGTATGCCAGACCAGCACACCCTGCCACTGTGA